A portion of the Diprion similis isolate iyDipSimi1 chromosome 4, iyDipSimi1.1, whole genome shotgun sequence genome contains these proteins:
- the LOC124405312 gene encoding low-density lipoprotein receptor-related protein 2, which produces MLAMTWQMRILLVAGFLATAYSGPAGILILGNECSKDRDCEAGISNSQCQYGNCRCRPFFAEHNLTECLESTLLGYDCLVKDQCAMKVAHSNCLAGVCRCEEGYLQFRKHTCLGPARLGEVCYSHSHCYLWDSDTYCDFIIPDLFGRCQCTASMRRDGDVCRPDFLVYPPDLPVESSNDVPESVGEETIAIHDDDDDEGTGVQVSWLKNISAVPSATPITRIVPVTTTVQPSLVQSAPETPAPNEFPGEDNEAVVVEAANTTEFLQTTSTSTTAPIKTDRHEPESTMAISLGLACTADIECQMADSGSRCLEGVCDCAIRGNGSLACGAQRTGCAPGTFQCRGTGQCISWFFVCDGRPDCADGSDEECRSERCPSQAFRCWRSGVCISKAGVCDGNQDCPDGEDEDGCNSRRKCPKGAFRCNSGQCLPAYEFCNAMVMCRDGSDEPRGACRTRNRGRLAPRLCPFRCDNGRCRSDAITCSGRDGCGDGSDEKNCSVCRCPALT; this is translated from the exons ATGTTGGCCATGACTTGGCAAATGAGGATCCTTTTGGTAGCCGGGTTTCTG gCCACCGCGTACTCTGGACCAGCCGGAATTCTTATCCTCGGGAACGAGTGCAGTAAGGATAGAGATTGCGAGGCTGGTATAAGCAACAGCCAATGCCAATATGGGAATTGCCGGTGCCGTCCTTTCTTCGCGGAGCACAATCTCACCGAGTGTTTGGAAT CAACGCTTCTGGGCTACGATTGTCTCGTGAAAGATCAATGTGCCATGAAGGTAGCTCACAGCAACTGTCTAGCTGGAGTCTGCAGATGCGAGGAAGGTTATTTGCAGTTCCGAAAACACACGTGTCTGGGAC CCGCTCGGCTTGGCGAGGTTTGTTACAGCCACTCGCACTGTTATCTCTGGGATAGCGACACTTATTGCGATTTCATAATTCCCGATCTCTTCGGCCGATGTCAATGCACCGCGTCGATGCGTCGGGACGGCGACGTCTGTCGACCGGATTTCCTCGTGTACCCACCGGATTTACCTGTTGAGTCGAGCAACGACGTTCCAGAGAGCGTGGGGGAGGAAACGATCGCCATccatgacgacgacgacgacgagggaACAG GTGTTCAAGTGTCCTGGCTGAAGAACATATCTGCGGTTCCTTCCGCTACTCCCATCACGCGAATCGTACCTGTAACTACGACGGTTCAACCCAGCCTCGTGCAGTCAGCTCCGGAAACTCCGGCACCGAACGAATTTCCTGGCGAGGACAACGAGGCCGTCGTCGTCGAAGCTGCAAACACCACCGAGTTTCTGCAAACTACATCGACTTCCACCACGG CACCCATCAAAACGGACAGACACGAGCCGGAAAGCACAATGGCGATAAGTTTGGGCCTGGCATGCACCGCGGACATAGAATGCCAGATGGCGGATTCGGGTTCGCGATGTCTGGAGGGTGTTTGCGACTGCGCGATCCGCGGGAACGGAAGTTTGGCCTGTGGAGCGCAGAGGACCGGATGTGCACCTGGGACCTTCCAGTGTCGCGGTACCGGACAGTGCATCAGCTGGTTCTTCGTGTGCGATGGTCGTCCAGACTGCGCCGACGGATCGGACGAGGAATGCAGATCCGAGCGATGCCCGAGCCAAGCGTTCAGGTGCTGGCGCAGCGGTGTCTGCATATCCAAAGCCGGGGTTTGCGACGGGAATCAGGACTGTCCGGACGGCGAGGACGAGGACGGCTGCAACAGTCGAAGAA AGTGTCCGAAGGGCGCGTTCAGGTGCAACAGCGGCCAGTGTCTTCCTGCTTATGAATTTTGCAACGCCATGGTGATGTGTCGGGACGGCAGCGACGAGCCTCGTGGAGCCTGCAGAACCCGGAACCGTGGAAGGCTCGCACCTCGGCTATGTCCTTTCCGGTGCGACAACGGACGGTGCAGGTCTGATGCCATCACCTGCAGTGGTCGAGACGGATGTGGCGATGGATCCGACGAGAAAAACTGCTCCGTCTGCA GATGTCCTGCATTGACATAA